One part of the Candidatus Woesearchaeota archaeon genome encodes these proteins:
- a CDS encoding metallophosphoesterase yields the protein MEPDHETHKKAVDFFLDNNLLISSSLLPNLSAIFSHQERFQKLQTLQTQKDSSPLVVTNEATSLFDGGTVDINWIEFEHLRALEETGKDPIGYRRFFEYILKTKYTSEQKVMKETEETTAKKGVTIRMTYGEQTKKVSVPDFLAHFTARYNTLQKYLEVRRELQRPLSISRLTQKKDKENVMFIGLVHDKQTTQGGNILLTMEDPTGMIKAVVHKDNRQIIALAQELVLDEMVGVVGTFNGSMVYVSSLILPDVPLDKEFKKAPDEVYAAFVADLHVGAKAFLKSEFLKFIQWINGQTGSETQRDLARKVRYLFIVGDLVEGVGIYPGQDKDLEIPDIKAQYNEFTQLVKQLPSSLEIVLCPGNHDAVRLAEPQPQIPREYIEELYALPNVHLVSNPALVRIHASEEFPGFDVLMYHGYSFPYYASNVDSIRLQGGQDRTDLIMKFLLQRRHLAPSHTSTLYLPTYQSDPLVIDTVPDFFITGHLHRSSAHIYRNVTMLACSCWIPQTPFQEKLGINPQPCRLIVTNLQTRQVKVLKFGE from the coding sequence GTGGAACCAGATCACGAGACACACAAAAAAGCAGTAGACTTTTTTTTGGATAACAACCTTTTAATTAGCTCATCCCTTCTTCCGAATCTCAGCGCAATATTTTCTCACCAAGAACGATTTCAAAAATTACAAACATTACAAACACAAAAAGACAGTTCCCCTTTAGTTGTTACAAACGAGGCAACGTCACTTTTTGACGGAGGAACTGTTGATATTAATTGGATCGAATTTGAGCATTTGCGGGCATTGGAGGAAACAGGAAAAGACCCCATTGGCTACCGGCGCTTTTTTGAATACATTCTGAAAACCAAATACACATCAGAGCAAAAGGTAATGAAGGAGACTGAAGAAACAACCGCGAAAAAAGGCGTTACCATTCGCATGACGTATGGAGAACAAACAAAAAAAGTATCTGTTCCGGATTTTTTAGCACATTTCACTGCGCGCTATAACACCCTTCAGAAATATTTGGAAGTCAGACGAGAGCTCCAACGTCCGCTGTCGATAAGTCGTTTGACCCAAAAAAAAGACAAGGAAAATGTCATGTTTATCGGCCTTGTTCATGACAAGCAGACGACGCAGGGAGGCAATATCCTCCTCACCATGGAAGACCCAACTGGAATGATTAAGGCGGTTGTCCATAAGGATAATCGGCAGATCATTGCACTTGCTCAAGAACTGGTTTTAGACGAGATGGTCGGTGTTGTAGGAACGTTTAATGGAAGTATGGTGTATGTGAGTTCACTTATTCTACCCGACGTTCCTCTTGATAAGGAGTTCAAAAAGGCGCCCGATGAAGTTTATGCCGCATTTGTTGCAGATCTCCATGTCGGTGCAAAAGCATTTTTAAAAAGCGAATTTCTGAAGTTTATACAGTGGATTAACGGCCAAACCGGTTCTGAGACACAACGCGACCTCGCTCGAAAAGTACGTTATTTATTTATTGTTGGCGATTTAGTTGAAGGGGTCGGCATTTATCCGGGACAAGATAAGGATTTAGAAATTCCCGATATCAAGGCGCAGTATAACGAGTTTACTCAATTAGTAAAACAACTTCCAAGTTCTTTAGAGATCGTTCTTTGCCCCGGTAATCATGACGCTGTTCGCTTGGCAGAGCCTCAACCCCAGATTCCGAGAGAATATATCGAAGAGCTTTATGCATTACCTAATGTTCATCTTGTTTCAAATCCTGCATTGGTTAGGATTCATGCAAGTGAAGAATTTCCTGGATTTGATGTACTGATGTATCACGGCTACAGTTTCCCCTATTACGCAAGTAATGTTGACTCGATTCGTCTTCAAGGAGGACAAGATCGAACCGACCTCATCATGAAGTTTCTTCTCCAGCGACGACATTTAGCACCATCACATACCTCAACATTATACCTTCCTACGTATCAAAGCGATCCACTTGTTATTGATACGGTACCAGATTTTTTCATTACGGGGCACCTCCATCGTTCATCTGCGCACATCTACCGAAATGTTACCATGCTGGCCTGTTCGTGTTGGATTCCCCAAACGCCCTTCCAAGAGAAACTAGGAATCAATCCACAACCCTGTCGTTTAATTGTTACTAACTTACAGACGAGACAGGTTAAAGTGCTTAAGTTTGGTGAATGA
- a CDS encoding DNA polymerase II large subunit translates to MKRDQQIDQYFEQIMQEVDKVIVQAQHARKKGYDPEAKVEIPLARDMAERVEGLISAAAPQIIGSGISKRIKELEQEYGALDWRISLVIAEEIAHEKFCTFKDKKEAMEVGIRVGFAYHTLGTVASPLEGFVEIKIRQRADGKEYFALQYSGPIRSAGGTGASVSVLIADYVRKKMGYASYDPTEQEVKRMITELYDYHERVTNLQYLPSEQEIEFLVKHLPVQIDGDPSEKIEVSNYKDLPRIETNTVRNGPCLVIGECLAQKAPKLWKQLGKWGKDFSLDHWGFLEAFIALQKNIKAHLQTKSTSKTSVSADYTYIKDLVAGRPVLAHPLHVGGFRLRYGRSRVSGYSSVSIHPATMHILNEYIGTGTQLKVERPGKACALTVCDTIEGPIVKLDDGSVVLLQDEISAKKSAKKVSQILFLGDFLVNYGDFLNRAHPLIPCGYCEEWYAQELERATVNLFGSLDTQKLASYTELDAELLSTFMRHPTTTFMDGGTALILTKKLQIPLHPRYTYHWRLISKQQLLLLIEWLAKASYEGDVQNIQKIILPLTQNHEQAKSVLESIGFPHQVINNEFVIIDKDHGTVLANLFALGDTEQQAKIKAQVSTSMTTSTPEDLLMLIGEFSRLPQRDKSGTFIGARMGRPEKAKLRKLTGSPHILFPVGEQGGKLRSFQAALELGHITADFPLYYCAACKSSTILSVCERCDLPTQRKYHCKTCGLLDKPECERHGKCATWTTQKLEIGKYFDALLKKLDTKTYPDLIKGVRGTSNKDHIPEHLLKGILRAKHDVYVNKDGTCRFDMTQLPITHFKPIEIGTSVQRLQEMGYTHDIYDAPLTNNQQILELFPQDIILPMSVGSQDAGAQIVFFHIAAFVDELLEKLYGLPPYYCLGNYKDLAGHLVLTLAPHTSAGIINRIIGFSDTQGLFAHPMVHAATRRDTDGDEACSMLLLDVLLNFSRHYLPAHRGSTQDAPLVMTSRLVPSEVDDMVFDVDVVWRYPLEFYEACMRYEPAWNIKIERLVDRLHTPAQYYNWGFTHHTTNINAGITCSAYKTLPSMEEKLKGQMELAEKIRAVEEQDVARLVIEKHFLKDIKGNLRKFSQQQFRCVNCNEKYRRPPLLGQCIRCKGKLIFTISEGSVTKYLEPSLSLAKKYHVSAYLQQSLELVKMHIESVFGKEKERQEGLGKWFG, encoded by the coding sequence ATGAAACGGGACCAACAAATAGACCAATATTTTGAACAAATTATGCAGGAGGTAGACAAGGTTATTGTTCAGGCTCAACATGCAAGGAAAAAAGGATACGATCCAGAAGCAAAAGTAGAAATTCCTCTTGCGCGGGATATGGCTGAGCGTGTTGAAGGTCTTATTAGCGCAGCGGCACCCCAGATCATTGGATCGGGTATTTCAAAACGCATCAAAGAACTAGAGCAAGAATATGGCGCACTTGATTGGCGAATTTCATTAGTCATTGCAGAGGAGATTGCTCATGAGAAATTCTGTACCTTTAAAGACAAAAAAGAAGCAATGGAGGTTGGCATTCGTGTTGGTTTTGCTTACCATACACTCGGGACAGTTGCATCACCCTTAGAGGGATTTGTTGAAATAAAAATCCGCCAGCGTGCAGACGGAAAAGAGTACTTCGCTTTGCAGTACTCTGGACCTATTCGAAGTGCCGGCGGAACCGGAGCTTCAGTTTCTGTCCTCATCGCAGATTATGTTCGGAAAAAGATGGGATACGCTTCCTACGATCCAACAGAACAAGAAGTCAAGCGTATGATTACTGAACTCTACGATTATCATGAACGAGTAACTAATTTGCAGTATCTTCCCAGCGAGCAGGAAATTGAATTTTTGGTGAAACATTTGCCAGTGCAAATCGATGGAGACCCTTCAGAAAAAATAGAAGTCTCTAACTACAAAGATCTTCCGAGGATCGAGACCAACACGGTAAGAAATGGGCCGTGTCTTGTTATCGGTGAATGTTTAGCACAAAAAGCACCGAAACTATGGAAGCAGCTTGGAAAGTGGGGAAAGGATTTTTCATTAGATCATTGGGGTTTTTTAGAGGCATTTATTGCACTTCAAAAAAATATTAAAGCACATCTTCAAACAAAAAGCACTTCAAAAACAAGCGTTAGCGCAGATTATACCTATATCAAAGATCTTGTTGCCGGAAGACCGGTTCTTGCGCATCCGCTTCATGTTGGCGGATTTCGCTTGCGTTATGGGCGCTCTCGCGTTTCAGGTTACTCGTCCGTAAGTATCCATCCTGCCACCATGCACATTCTTAACGAATACATCGGCACAGGCACTCAGTTAAAGGTCGAGCGTCCGGGAAAGGCATGCGCATTAACGGTCTGTGATACTATTGAAGGTCCTATTGTCAAACTTGATGACGGTTCAGTTGTTCTTTTGCAAGACGAGATTTCGGCAAAGAAAAGTGCGAAAAAAGTATCACAGATTCTGTTCTTAGGAGATTTTCTCGTGAATTATGGAGATTTTTTGAACAGAGCACACCCCCTCATTCCTTGTGGGTATTGTGAGGAATGGTACGCACAAGAATTGGAAAGAGCAACCGTTAACCTCTTTGGATCTTTAGATACGCAAAAGCTGGCTAGTTATACTGAACTTGACGCAGAACTACTCAGCACGTTTATGCGTCATCCAACGACGACGTTTATGGATGGCGGTACGGCACTTATTTTAACAAAGAAGCTGCAAATCCCCCTCCATCCACGGTATACATATCACTGGCGATTGATTTCTAAGCAACAATTATTACTCCTCATCGAGTGGTTAGCTAAAGCGAGTTATGAGGGAGATGTTCAAAACATACAGAAGATCATTCTTCCTCTCACCCAAAACCACGAGCAAGCAAAAAGTGTCCTGGAATCAATAGGGTTTCCCCACCAGGTTATCAATAACGAGTTTGTCATCATCGATAAGGATCATGGAACGGTACTCGCAAACCTTTTTGCTTTGGGAGACACCGAACAACAAGCAAAGATCAAAGCACAGGTCAGTACGTCAATGACGACGTCAACCCCCGAGGACCTTCTGATGCTTATCGGAGAGTTTTCGCGATTGCCTCAACGAGACAAATCGGGCACATTTATCGGAGCACGGATGGGAAGACCTGAGAAAGCAAAACTCCGAAAATTAACAGGAAGCCCGCATATTCTCTTTCCGGTTGGAGAACAGGGAGGAAAGCTTCGAAGTTTCCAGGCGGCCTTAGAATTGGGGCACATCACTGCAGATTTTCCCCTCTATTATTGTGCTGCCTGTAAATCATCAACCATCTTGAGTGTGTGTGAACGTTGCGATCTACCAACACAGCGAAAGTACCATTGTAAAACCTGCGGTCTCCTTGATAAACCAGAGTGTGAGCGTCATGGAAAGTGTGCAACATGGACGACGCAAAAATTAGAGATTGGAAAATATTTTGATGCACTCTTGAAAAAACTTGACACAAAGACTTACCCTGATTTGATTAAAGGGGTTCGGGGGACCTCGAACAAAGACCACATCCCCGAGCACCTTCTCAAGGGGATTTTGCGTGCAAAGCACGATGTTTATGTCAATAAAGACGGTACCTGCCGCTTTGATATGACGCAACTTCCCATCACCCATTTCAAACCAATAGAGATAGGGACGAGCGTTCAACGACTTCAGGAGATGGGATATACCCACGACATCTATGATGCGCCGTTGACTAACAACCAGCAAATTCTTGAACTGTTTCCACAAGACATTATCCTGCCAATGTCTGTAGGCTCCCAGGATGCCGGCGCCCAGATTGTTTTTTTTCACATCGCTGCTTTTGTCGACGAGCTTCTTGAGAAGCTTTACGGACTTCCACCATACTACTGCCTTGGCAACTACAAGGATCTTGCAGGTCATTTAGTATTAACCTTAGCACCACACACCTCTGCGGGGATCATAAATAGGATCATTGGATTCTCTGACACGCAAGGACTTTTTGCTCATCCCATGGTACATGCAGCGACACGAAGGGATACTGATGGAGATGAGGCGTGCAGTATGTTATTGTTGGACGTCTTGCTAAATTTTTCTAGACATTATCTTCCTGCACATCGAGGAAGCACCCAAGACGCGCCCCTCGTTATGACCTCTCGTTTAGTTCCTTCAGAGGTAGATGACATGGTCTTTGACGTGGATGTTGTCTGGCGTTATCCGTTAGAGTTTTACGAAGCATGCATGCGTTATGAACCTGCATGGAACATAAAGATAGAACGATTAGTAGATCGTTTGCACACGCCTGCGCAATACTACAACTGGGGGTTTACCCACCACACTACTAATATCAATGCAGGCATTACCTGCTCTGCTTACAAGACACTACCAAGTATGGAAGAGAAATTAAAAGGGCAAATGGAGCTTGCTGAGAAAATTCGCGCTGTTGAAGAGCAGGACGTTGCCCGATTAGTTATTGAAAAGCATTTCTTGAAAGACATTAAAGGAAATCTGAGAAAGTTCTCACAACAGCAATTCCGCTGTGTTAATTGCAATGAAAAGTATCGAAGACCTCCACTGCTCGGACAATGTATCCGTTGTAAAGGAAAACTCATTTTTACTATTTCTGAAGGTTCGGTCACGAAATATCTCGAACCAAGCCTCAGCCTTGCAAAAAAATATCACGTTTCAGCATATCTCCAGCAAAGCCTTGAACTGGTCAAAATGCACATCGAGAGCGTTTTTGGAAAGGAAAAAGAGCGCCAAGAAGGATTAGGTAAGTGGTTTGGTTAA